In Triticum aestivum cultivar Chinese Spring chromosome 5B, IWGSC CS RefSeq v2.1, whole genome shotgun sequence, the following proteins share a genomic window:
- the LOC123116237 gene encoding pentatricopeptide repeat-containing protein At2g36730, translating to MAATSLAALIAGAATVQQIRQHHAKLLTSGRLPSLGPILLRRLISLPSPHLHLAQRLLLSLPSPPLALFNLLLPPLASSPDPAAAARLFVRLRRSGLRPDAHTLPHVLKALARLAPGSLPLAASTHAEAVKDGLDCAVVYVRNALMVAYSACDQPARAMQVFDEMPRRTVVSWNTALTACLDNDCHDRCVGLFTAMVEAGFEPDQTTLVCMMSAAAELGNLPLCKWAHGQVVARRLDMTLQLGTAAVNMYAKCGLVSYAWRLFERMPARNVWTWSAMIQGFAQNGLAREALRLFERMKGASVAPNYVTFLGLLCACSHAGLVDEGRQFFHEMRHVYKIEPMMRHYSAMVDVLGRNGRLQEAYDFVMDMPLEADPVVWRTLLGACQMHSSKDCIHIVSKVQERLLELEPRRSGNYVMVANIYSDIGSWDEAAKARRVMREGGMKKMAGESCIEVGGLVHRFISGDNSCPEYDRACSIVHELNLNMRKCELIDRILLIDAE from the coding sequence ATGGCCGCCACTTCCCTGGCCGCTCtcatcgccggcgccgccaccgTGCAGCAAATACGGCAGCACCACGCCAAACTCCTCACTTCTGGCCGCCTCCCCTCCCTCGGTCctatcctcctccgccgcctcattTCCCTGCCCTCTCCCCACCTCCACCTCGCGCAGCGCCTCCTCCTGTCCCTCCCCTCTCCGCCCCTCGCGCTCTTCAACCTCCTCCTTCCCCCACTCGCCTCCTCACCCGATCCCGCCGCAGCGGCCCGCCTCTTCGTCCGCCTCCGCCGCAGCGGCCTACGCCCTGACGCGCACACGCTCCCGCACGTTCTCAAGGCCCTCGCGCGCCTCGCACCGGGATCCCTTCCCCTCGCCGCCTCCACCCACGCGGAGGCCGTCAAGGACGGCTTAGACTGCGCCGTGGTCTACGTACGGAACGCCCTAATGGTCGCCTACTCGGCCTGTGACCAACCGGCGCGCGCCatgcaggtgttcgacgaaatgccgcgACGGACCGTGGTGTCCTGGAACACGGCGCTCACTGCCTGCTTGGACAACGACTGCCACGACCGGTGCGTTGGCCTGTTCACTGCGATGGTGGAAGCCGGGTTCGAGCCCGACCAGACCACGCTCGTGTGCATGATGTCCGCCGCCGCTGAGCTTGGCAACTTGCCGCTCTGCAAGTGGGCGCATGGGCAGGTCGTCGCCCGGCGGCTGGACATGACGCTTCAGCTTGGCACGGCGGCAGTGAACATGTATGCGAAGTGTGGCTTGGTGAGTTATGCCTGGCGCTTGTTTGAGAGGATGCCGGCGCGGAATGTCTGGACCTGGAGCGCAATGATCCAGGGGTTTGCACAGAATGGATTAGCCCGGGAAGCGCTCaggctgttcgaaaggatgaagGGTGCATCAGTTGCGCCCAATTATGTCACATTCCTCGGGCTGCTCTGCGCATGTAGCCATGCTGGGCTGGTCGACGAGGGACGTCAGTTTTTCCATGAAATGCGGCATGTATACAAGATCGAGCCAATGATGAGACACTACAGCGCCATGGTCGATGTCCTAGGGCGTAACGGTCGCCTCCAGGAAGCCTATGACTTTGTAATGGATATGCCTCTCGAGGCTGACCCAGTTGTATGGAGGACATTGTTGGGCGCCTGCCAGATGCACAGCTCCAAGGACTGCATTCACATTGTCAGCAAGGTGCAGGAGAGATTGCTTGAGCTGGAGCCCAGGAGAAGCGGAAACTATGTGATGGTCGCGAACATCTACTCCGACATTGGATCCTGGGACGAGGCAGCGAAGGCGAGGAGGGTGATGAGGGAAGGCGGGATGAAGAAGATGGCAGGTGAGAGCTGCATCGAGGTCGGGGGGCTGGTGCATCGCTTCATCTCTGGGGATAATTCTTGCCCAGAATATGATCGGGCTTGTAGCATTGTCCATGAATTGAATCTCAACATGAGAAAATGTGAACTTATTGACCGGATTTTGCTTATTGATGCTGAATGA